One window of Gammaproteobacteria bacterium genomic DNA carries:
- a CDS encoding ParB/RepB/Spo0J family partition protein: protein MSTKKRFTIAPDLASGLRSTIQSASTNNGQLHYDMMSLDTIEPDPENPRKLSITLEDLLNGLAQTDPHYPTKLKELEALNELAESIKRIGIRNAIEVYKEGAKYRIVSGERRYLAAMLLGQKSVPVRINQKPNEFNLRYTQWVENINRQDLSLWEKFNNLISIAEAYRKTNLAEFNEKILQNLLGVSSIQAYRYFNLLKADEKIIQLVQLGKLNNLKLVQELVSMKNKGARNQILAWILSSKNEVTSLSNYRNVAGKNAVVTKHTNGQSINLGKINNSNTAKQLLEIVLADSRLDKYRSGFRNIDWTSSKSISKAFKELIKTIEKEYNVTEIA, encoded by the coding sequence ATGTCAACTAAAAAGCGCTTTACGATTGCTCCGGATTTGGCAAGTGGTCTTCGAAGTACAATCCAATCTGCTTCCACGAATAACGGCCAGCTGCATTACGATATGATGTCCCTTGATACGATAGAACCTGATCCAGAGAACCCCCGGAAACTCTCTATTACTTTAGAAGATCTATTAAATGGTCTCGCTCAAACTGATCCGCATTATCCAACTAAGTTAAAGGAATTAGAAGCGCTTAATGAACTTGCCGAATCCATCAAACGAATTGGCATCAGGAATGCGATTGAAGTTTATAAGGAGGGGGCAAAGTATCGGATTGTTTCGGGGGAAAGACGATATTTAGCAGCAATGTTACTGGGTCAAAAATCAGTGCCTGTTCGCATTAATCAAAAGCCTAATGAGTTTAATTTGAGATATACCCAATGGGTTGAAAATATAAATCGACAGGATTTATCTCTATGGGAAAAATTTAATAATTTAATTTCTATAGCAGAAGCTTATCGAAAGACTAATTTGGCTGAGTTTAACGAAAAAATTCTGCAAAACCTTCTGGGTGTTTCAAGCATTCAAGCTTATCGATATTTTAACTTATTAAAAGCTGACGAGAAAATTATTCAACTGGTTCAATTAGGAAAGTTAAATAATCTTAAACTCGTGCAAGAATTAGTTTCGATGAAGAATAAAGGAGCTCGCAATCAAATTTTGGCTTGGATTCTTTCCTCCAAAAATGAGGTCACCTCCCTTAGCAATTATCGCAACGTGGCTGGCAAAAATGCAGTTGTAACTAAACATACGAATGGACAATCAATCAATCTAGGAAAAATTAATAACTCAAATACTGCAAAACAATTACTCGAGATCGTATTGGCTGATTCAAGATTAGATAAATATCGTTCCGGTTTTAGAAATATTGATTGGACCTCTTCAAAGTCAATTAGCAAAGCTTTTAAAGAGCTCATCAAAACAATTGAAAAAGAATATAACGTTACAGAGATTGCTTAA